From the genome of candidate division KSB1 bacterium, one region includes:
- a CDS encoding efflux RND transporter permease subunit, with translation MKKLTTFSVNYPITISMLVLAVILLGYISFTKLGVDLFPDLNNPRIFIELKVGERPPEEIEKQFVESIESLAIRQKKVTRVSSIIRVGSAQITVEYGWNADMDEAFLDLQKTLATFSQNAEIDELNITQHDPNAAPVMILALSHPQIDDMDELRRVAENYLRNELIRLEGIAEVELLGKEQKEVVIETNNYLLEAYNLTPTAVANRIRNYNRNASGGSIVEMGRKYIIKGVGEFQSLEQIGNVIVTYAQPTAVSTGLQATSTQERVPVYLRDVARISFRNKEPENIVRVNQQRCMALAIYKETKFNTVKAVDDLLKALENLRKALPGYELTVIQNQGEFIKTAVNEVKQTALIGIILAVIVIYVFLRRLGATAIISTAIPISIIATFNLLYFKGLTLNIMTLGGLALGAGMLVDNAIVVMENIYRLLESGKSLREAAIEGTAQVSGAIIASTLTTIVVFLPIVYLHGSAGELFKDQAWTVAFSLLSSLVVAILVIPMLSAHALNPSPEKSLPRSIHFKGYSRLLDKILDRRWLVIAGAIGLIAIAIILIPVVGSEFVPKTDLSEFSIELKLPEGTALRRTEQTVDNIEHIVREILGKDLETLYSKIGPSSELTGSETSIFKGENTATMKIALTPNHKISVDAYITRLGKALSDVPELEMQFIQEQTALQTTLGTESAPIAIEIRGEDLAVLQDLTDQVKTQLQQMNELFNLTTSFDEGRPEVEVVLDRVKAGIYNIGIETISSQLQDQLMGRNAGQWEYKGELHDLTIKLPEISLKQLEDIVIESGGQKFRLNELANIRVAMAPREILRTNQARIGKVTAYLRTDKPFDQVVREIEKRLSKIDFPPDYQYQITGEEQKRKEAFNNLKFALILSIILVYMVLASQFESLIHPFTILLTIPLAGVGAILIFFILGKSLNMMAYIGIIMLAGIAVNDSIILVDAINQLRRDGVAKREAILEAGQRRIRPIIMTSLTTILALLPLTFGFGEGAALRSPMALAVIGGLTTSTLLTLAVIPCVYWVLDQLGWQK, from the coding sequence TGGTCTTGGCGGTGATTCTGCTTGGCTATATTTCGTTCACAAAATTGGGGGTGGATCTTTTCCCCGATCTCAACAATCCCAGAATTTTTATCGAGCTGAAAGTTGGGGAGCGACCGCCAGAAGAGATCGAAAAGCAATTTGTGGAAAGCATCGAATCGCTGGCCATTCGGCAGAAAAAAGTGACGCGAGTATCATCGATCATTCGGGTTGGCTCAGCGCAGATCACCGTCGAGTATGGTTGGAATGCCGACATGGACGAGGCGTTTCTGGATCTGCAAAAGACGCTAGCCACCTTCAGCCAGAACGCCGAGATCGATGAATTGAACATCACCCAGCACGATCCCAATGCAGCGCCAGTGATGATCTTGGCACTCTCCCATCCGCAAATCGATGACATGGATGAACTGCGCCGAGTCGCTGAGAACTATCTGCGCAATGAGCTGATTCGCCTCGAAGGGATTGCTGAAGTAGAGCTATTGGGCAAGGAACAAAAGGAAGTGGTAATTGAAACCAACAATTACCTTTTGGAGGCCTACAACCTGACTCCGACAGCGGTAGCGAATCGTATCCGAAATTACAATCGTAACGCATCGGGCGGCTCAATTGTTGAAATGGGCCGCAAGTACATCATCAAGGGCGTCGGCGAATTTCAATCGCTGGAGCAGATCGGTAATGTCATTGTTACCTATGCGCAACCCACAGCGGTGAGCACTGGTTTGCAAGCCACATCTACCCAGGAACGGGTGCCCGTTTACCTCCGTGACGTTGCCCGCATCTCATTTCGGAATAAAGAACCAGAAAATATCGTCCGCGTCAATCAGCAGCGCTGCATGGCGCTTGCGATCTATAAAGAGACAAAATTTAATACCGTCAAAGCAGTGGATGATCTGCTCAAAGCACTGGAGAACTTGCGGAAGGCTTTGCCGGGATATGAGCTGACCGTCATTCAAAATCAGGGAGAATTCATTAAAACCGCGGTGAATGAGGTAAAGCAAACCGCTTTAATCGGCATCATCCTTGCCGTGATCGTCATCTATGTCTTTCTTCGGCGGCTGGGTGCCACAGCGATCATCAGTACCGCTATCCCTATTTCGATCATCGCCACTTTTAACCTGTTGTACTTCAAAGGCCTGACATTGAACATCATGACCCTGGGTGGGCTGGCACTCGGCGCTGGGATGCTGGTGGACAATGCCATCGTGGTGATGGAAAATATCTATCGTCTCTTGGAATCGGGAAAATCTTTGCGCGAGGCTGCCATTGAAGGGACTGCTCAGGTCAGTGGCGCTATCATAGCGTCGACCCTAACTACGATTGTGGTATTTTTGCCGATCGTCTATTTGCATGGTTCAGCCGGGGAGCTATTCAAAGATCAGGCTTGGACAGTAGCATTCTCACTGCTCTCGTCACTGGTAGTTGCAATTCTGGTTATCCCGATGTTGAGCGCCCATGCGCTCAATCCTTCGCCCGAAAAATCGCTACCTCGCTCGATCCATTTCAAGGGATACAGCAGGCTGCTCGATAAAATTCTGGATCGCAGGTGGCTGGTAATTGCTGGGGCAATAGGATTGATAGCGATTGCCATCATCTTGATCCCGGTTGTGGGGAGCGAATTCGTTCCCAAAACGGATTTAAGTGAGTTCTCGATTGAATTAAAATTGCCAGAAGGAACTGCCTTGCGCCGGACCGAGCAGACGGTGGACAATATCGAACACATCGTTCGGGAGATCCTTGGCAAAGATCTTGAGACCCTTTATAGCAAGATCGGGCCATCCTCAGAACTTACCGGCAGCGAGACTTCGATCTTCAAGGGTGAAAACACTGCCACAATGAAAATTGCCTTGACGCCGAACCATAAAATCTCAGTGGATGCTTATATTACTCGCTTGGGGAAGGCGCTCTCTGACGTTCCTGAATTAGAGATGCAGTTCATTCAAGAACAAACCGCATTGCAAACCACGTTGGGAACGGAGTCCGCGCCCATCGCCATCGAAATTCGCGGCGAAGACCTCGCGGTGCTCCAAGATTTGACAGACCAGGTCAAGACGCAATTGCAACAGATGAACGAGCTGTTCAATTTGACCACCAGTTTTGATGAAGGTCGGCCTGAGGTGGAAGTGGTATTGGATCGGGTTAAAGCGGGGATTTATAATATCGGGATTGAAACGATCAGTTCTCAGCTTCAAGACCAGCTCATGGGCCGCAATGCTGGGCAATGGGAATACAAAGGGGAATTGCACGATTTGACCATCAAATTGCCCGAAATTAGTCTCAAGCAGCTTGAGGACATTGTGATCGAAAGCGGAGGACAAAAGTTCCGCTTAAATGAATTAGCGAATATCAGGGTGGCAATGGCGCCGCGTGAGATTTTGCGTACCAATCAAGCACGGATTGGCAAAGTCACCGCCTATCTGCGGACCGATAAACCGTTCGATCAGGTCGTCCGCGAAATCGAAAAACGGCTAAGCAAAATCGATTTTCCCCCAGATTATCAATACCAGATCACTGGGGAAGAGCAGAAACGCAAAGAGGCTTTCAACAATCTCAAATTTGCCTTGATCCTATCAATCATTCTGGTTTACATGGTTCTGGCTTCACAGTTTGAATCACTCATTCATCCTTTCACCATTTTGTTAACGATCCCATTAGCCGGCGTTGGTGCAATTCTAATCTTTTTCATCCTCGGAAAATCATTAAATATGATGGCCTATATCGGGATCATCATGCTGGCGGGCATTGCGGTGAACGACTCCATCATCCTAGTGGATGCGATTAATCAACTGAGGCGAGATGGGGTTGCCAAGCGAGAGGCGATCCTCGAAGCAGGCCAGCGCCGAATTCGGCCGATCATCATGACCAGCCTGACCACAATCTTAGCGCTGCTCCCGTTGACGTTCGGATTCGGTGAGGGGGCTGCATTGCGATCCCCCATGGCGTTGGCTGTAATCGGCGGCTTAACGACATCGACGCTCCTGACTTTGGCCGTGATTCCCTGCGTGTATTGGGTGTTGGATCAGTTGGGATGGCAGAAATGA